Proteins from a genomic interval of Capsicum annuum cultivar UCD-10X-F1 chromosome 4, UCD10Xv1.1, whole genome shotgun sequence:
- the LOC107869811 gene encoding cold shock domain-containing protein 3-like: MASRLTGVVSRFSNQKGYGFIKPDVDGTSEDVFVHQSEIKSFGFRTLSEGQKVEFIVTGNGGGKYQAVDVTGLGGAPLDSHHRGDSNSGYGNRGSVECYKCGRVGHMARDCDNGGAGACYTSGVTGHVAKDCDRIGAVVVSGGVGGGSGRACYNCGITGHIAKDCDRSGGGGGACYTCGVTGHIAKDCDRNGAVASSGGGVCYTCGMMGHIAKDCDRSGGVASGGGACYSCGMTGHIARDCDRNNGVSGGGGSGGACYNCGGLGHMARECTSERRGGGGSSGGGGRGACYNCGLPGHMARECSRQSGGDRFGRSSGVGGSKCFKCGEMGHFARECTTPAVK; this comes from the coding sequence ATGGCGAGTCGATTAACCGGAGTAGTTTCCCGGTTCAGTAACCAAAAGGGTTACGGTTTTATTAAACCGGATGTTGATGGAACCTCCGAGGATGTTTTTGTTCATCAATCTGAGATTAAATCTTTCGGTTTTCGTACGTTGTCTGAAGGTCAGAAAGTTGAGTTTATTGTTACTGGTAATGGTGGTGGTAAGTATCAGGCTGTTGATGTTACGGGGCTTGGTGGGGCCCCGTTAGATAGCCACCATCGTGGTGATAGTAATTCTGGTTATGGTAATCGTGGTAGTGTTGAGTGTTATAAATGTGGTAGAGTGGGACATATGGCAAGGGATTGTGATAATGGAGGCGCTGGGGCGTGTTATACGAGTGGGGTGACGGGACATGTAGCTAAGGATTGTGATCGTATTGGTGCTGTTGTtgttagtggtggtgttggtggagGGTCAGGTAGAGcgtgttataattgtggaatcACTGGGCATATAGCGAAAGATTGTGATCGTAGTGGTGGTGGAGGGGGAGCGTGTTATACGTGTGGGGTGACGGGGCATATAGCTAAGGATTGTGATCGTAATGGTGCTGTTGCAAGTAGTGGTGGTGGAGTGTGTTATACGTGTGGAATGATGGGGCATATAGCTAAGGATTGTGATCGAAGTGGTGGTGTTGCAAGTGGTGGGGGTGCGTGTTATAGTTGTGGAATGACGGGACATATAGCGAGGGACTGTGATCGTAATAATGGTGTAAGTGGGGGTGGAGGGAGTGGTGGAGCGTGTTATAATTGTGGTGGTTTAGGGCACATGGCCCGAGAGTGTACTAGTGAGAGACGTGGAGGAGGAGgcagtagtggtggtggtggtcgtggggcttgttataattgtggattGCCGGGGCACATGGCAAGGGAATGCTCGCGTCAGAGTGGTGGTGACAGGTTTGGGAGATCGAGTGGTGTTGGTGGAAGCAAGTGTTTCAAATGTGGAGAAATGGGCCATTTTGCGAGGGAATGCACTACCCCAGCTGTGAAGTGA